Genomic DNA from Porites lutea chromosome 4, jaPorLute2.1, whole genome shotgun sequence:
TTTGTTTTGCAGGTTATCGTTTGCTACATTGGTTTACCAAGGTGCGCTTTTTGGAAATTGTTAGAAGGGGTATTGCatcagtttttgttttctggagTACAAAAAGCTAGATTCTTTCTTAGCTTTATTTTCTCTGATCAATAACAACCCTTATTCCCAGGGTAATTGACTGACATTTTAACTGTGATGTTGTACAAAAGTGACAGCAGTTCAGACTAGAGTGATGAAGAAGACCTGGATTGTTGTTTCTTGATGCTGTGTAAATCAGAGAGAGTCCAATACTTGGCAAGAGACCGAATTTTGCTAATCAATCAAACCTGACCTAAttcttaaaaatttccagatgGTTGGAAATCCTGAGAGGCTGGGTAGGGGTCCAAATGAGAACTGTGCAATACCCCTGGTGACAAAGAAGAAATGATGCACTCCTCAGTTAAGAAATGAGTTCAGAGTGTTTACTGTATATGTATCTGTATGCCACATTTCAATTGCAACAATTAAATAAATTTTCAGCATATAGAATCATGTGGGTCTTAAGTGTTGTTTATTCCTAGTTGTTGGATAGGTATACTTCAAGGGATGGAGGCTCCAACTcaaaaaaagaacttgtcaCAGAACCATAGAGGCATGTGTGGCAGTTCGCCAAAAGTGCTCCAACTGCATAATACTTTCCCACAGGCTGTAGAAGGACTTtcagatttttgtgaaaatccaaGTATGCAAAATATTGGGAAATTTTACCAAATCCCCATTCTACACTTGCACGAACTTTACTCATGTCGCTGTTGAATTGTTGCTGGAGTGGAGTCAGATGTGCACCTCGAAATGGAGCTATGATATGGCGTGATATTCCATATGCTGGGTCTCCATAGACCACATATGGTTCACCATCAGGTTTAGTTATTCTTTCAAGCTGTGGTAGTAGGCCACTAACACCTAACATAAAGGCATCGTGTCGCTTTCCCTCTAGTGGTCCATACAGGTGGGCAATCAACCCATTAGGAGCCATTACTGactagaataaaaaataaaaacagagaaTGGAAATAAGGTTTTTATAACTAGagttagactgttcacagtccccctATTTTTCCTTGGGATTCTCGAGAATCCCACGGAAAAATatggggactgtgaacagtctaaactAGAGTGCTCTCCAGCCATATACTTTGAAATTTCACAAAAGCAAAACACATTACCAGATAACTAATTTATTGCGCTTTTCAGAAACACACGAACTCTGCACAAGTAAACAGTTACCGCGAAGTTTGTTTTtagctgctgtcaatcatcttagcagacctctcaggaaacagcaGTTCACTTGTTCAGGGTCAAAAGGTCACATTTCCtacttgtgattggtggatttcgatccattCTGTTTGCTTCTGTTTTTCGAGGTCCATTAACTGTCGCcataattatgattgacagcagcgaaaaacgtaCTTCTAGAAACCGTTGACTTGAGCAGAGTTCGCATGTTTCTGAAAACCGCTGTAACATTTTTatttggttcaatttttattttcctttgttttttggcgttgtaatgtatgataatgatatgataatgagtttgaaacaaaagaaaataaaaattgaaccaacgataaaattgaaccacaacatgtacCAAAAGAAACATGCATTTTGTATCACCCTAAGGGGATCAACAAAATAAGGCTATCAATTTAAGAATTAAGTGCTGCTATCCTCAGCTCTGTTGAACTAGTAAGTGAAAATGACAACAATTTATTGTCCCTATTAGGAATACAGAAACAGATTGGAAATCGAAATTGACATGTTGTTTTCCAACACATTTGGGGAGCTAACCATACAGTGTGTCCAACTGGCTAAAAAGTCATCTTTATTCTCAGTGAACAATGCAATGCCACACCTGGAATTTTATGCAGTGGATTCTTTTATGCCCACTGAACATGATCTGCTGATTACGCAAAGGTGAGCAATCTGTTGGGCAGTCCCATCTATAAACCCCCAGCACTGGTCCAGTGGAGCTCCTTTCTGATGTATGACTTGAGCAAAATGTGCTGGATCTAGCCACGTTAGGTCCAAGGAACTCAGTAGATGATTAAAGCGGGTGTAGATGTCATCTACAATCTACAACAGAGTTATATTTTGAATAAGGAACACTGTCAAAGTTAATAATTTATGCGGTATTCTTGTAAAAATACATACATGCATGTATACAACCTTTATACACAATAAGGGTAAAAGATATAAGCTTGTGGGACATAAATACATGACAATTTACATGCCTAAGAGTTACCATGTTAAAAACAATGCTAAGTTCAGGCTCAGCCCTGCCAAAGATGTCAACCAGATCACACAATCTATTAGGATATGCGAGTCTTCGTAGCATAACCATCAAGGCCTCAATCCCAGTAAAGACAGAGCCCTGATGACCAGTGTAGAACTCGGGTAGTTCTAGAGCCTTGCAAAGGTGTAAAATGTCATCTTTTCCAAATctgaaaattaaatataattacAAATAAGAAAAAGGCAACAAATAAGCAGGTGGCAAGTTCAAGAcatacaaaagaaaattattgcTGTACCTAGATTTTCCACACTAGGACAGAATTTTCAAGATACTCGGTGACTGGCAGTCAGAAACCTGTCCACATTTTTAGTCAACAAGATTAATCAAAAGCTTCAGTAGTTAAACCCTAGATACTACAAACTACGGGGGACTGCTTACATAGATCAGTGCTTAATCGTAACTGTTTTAAAAGAGTGTTTTGCCAGAGCCGGTGTCAGACTATTTTGAACATCCCATCAGGTCTCCGGACATCTAAACATACACTTCGTAAATTTATTTCCCATATTTACAATACCACAAAGTAAAGTTTACAGCATGTCTAAATGACTAGCTATTGTCCATTAACGTTGAATTATTTCTCGTAACAAAGAACATCTACAAGCGTGACTATATATTATACCTAAACATTTCCTCACACTGGATCTCACTCAGATCGGCAATATTTGGTCTCTTGTCAAGGGTTCGAGTCTCTCCAAACGCCGCGTCAAGAAACAACAAATCGAGGTCTTCTTCATCACTTGAGTCTGAACTGCTGTCATCATCGTACAACAAGACCGTCAGGAGGTCTCTGAAGTCTCTCCTTAGACGACATAACACATCAATTTAGTATTTTTCATCTGAAAATACGATGAAAGTTGAAAAAGGAAGTTTACCTCCGTgcagccgccatgtttgtttttgttggatTTCCCATGATGCGTTGCGTCTAACTTGACCCGAATCTTAAACACACAAAAAGGCataccgcaaacggcaaacggcaaacttcAAACTGCGGTTTGCAGTCCGTGggaaacctcgatcttaaggtGTCTATAGTTACATGACTTTCTTATTCTGACAACCTCTCCCTTATTATATAAGAACATGTGTTATTTATTAGGCTGAACTGGTTGTTATATATATGGTGTTCTATGGGAAAAATTTCAGCGTGATGTTCTTAATCCATTTGTTCTCATATACAGGTGTTTACTGTACTACAATAAAAGCTGGAGTGCACTTTACACTATAGATTATCGTTTCTTGCATTTAACAACGTCTTCACCATTCCTTCCATTGTAAACATTGTCTTGTGTCTTCCTAAAATTGGGATGCATTTCTTTCCATTGTAGAACTTTCCACTTCCCTTTAAAGGACTTACACCAGGGTCGTCACTTGATGCGTCGGATCTATTGGGTCTCTTTTTTCCACCAGCAGGTTTCTTTTCCTGACTGTCTGACAGTCAGATCAACGACCTTGAAAAGAAACACAGCTCAGTTTACAACTGAGAAACAGTAAAGCCATAATGGTTAAAATAGTCTTATTTTGCTTACTGTTGGAAACTCTTTTGTGTTACTTGCGTACAACTTTACACCTTCAAAGCAAAAGGGGATATGAACTTTTTTCATCATTGTTATAAAAATTGCAATGGAACTTATCTTTGAACGAATGTAATAAAAACTTTGCAAAGAGAATTACGTTTTGATTATGATACAAATTTAGCCAGGCTCAGGTGTCTACCCCTGCAAAGCAATATAGTGTACACTAGGTCATGTGCTTCAAGTGTAAATCAGTCAAATATTGCTAATTTCTTTGAAACGCACTTCAGTGCAGACTTCAGAAATCTCAAAAGccttgcaaaaataatttttcatcctGTCAAGTTAAATTGCATTTACATGCTTTTGCTTTTTGAAAATCTCCATCTGGatacctcaaaaaaaaaaaaaaaaaattgagcccTCGATCCCAAGAAAAACTATTCACATTACATGTTGGCAGGAATTTAAGGTGAATGCCAGTCTGATCCAATCTGTGACCCGATCCGCCAAGCAATCTGATCAGGGTTTTGTTAACGGCCCTCACACATCCCTGGTGGTCTGAATAAAAGATAACCTGAACACTTACACTCGTGTAACACGAAAATAAAGGGGTATTGATTTAAATAACTATGACACAAGTCACGTAATGACAACTGTGAATAGCATCCATACCACTTTTGTTTGTCAAAGCACACATTTTGGCATCTTCCACATTAACATGTCGTCTaaattcttttctattttttcccgTTCTCTTGAAATAGCCCAAGCAATACAATGCCTGATTTTCCCTCTATTTTCTGCTGGAAGGTCAGCAATGCTGGAAAACACCATGGTGGGTGGTTCTTCTGGGTCACTGACTGCCTTAATTTGACTTATAATAGCACAGTTAATGCAACTCAGCACCGCTGTAATTGCGGTGTTGATAGCTGTTATTTACCTTTCATATTTTAACTTCACATCACTGTCACTACTTATGTTGTCGTGTGAATCACTGTCTTGATCATCCTTATTGTCTAAAATAGAAACCTCTCCTTTCTCGACAACGAAACTCGTCTCACCAACAGTTGTTACTTCACTGCCTGTGACATCAACCTCTGGAAGGAGTAGATGTTACTCCAGGATAAAGAGGATctgtttaaaaacaacaaatgacTACATTGTATAGTCAACATCTTCGAAGACTAGCGAAAAAACATAAAGCAGCTGCAAAACTAAAGCAAATAGATAGCTTATAAGGAAGAGTTTTCCGTAAGTGAACAAAGATTACCTTGAATTTCGCCAGACGATCCCAGATCAAGATGCTTCCATGGGCTTTGCACACTCAAAGGAGCTTTTTCGGTTCCACAGCCACGCACTCCACTTTTGGAAGCCACAATCCCAAGGAAACTAGAGGGGAGAAGTATGTTTATGATACGTGTATAAACTAAGGGGGAAGAAAAGATATCATGTTAAAAGGATAAAGCTGAAGTGACTTACCCCACTCTTATTCGCATCTCCAAGGACAAAAGATGTTGAGCGAAATGCCGTGTCTGATGAATATACACACATACACTTCATTTTCCTCCAGCTGTTATGAACATCTCTTGCCACAGATATCCTTCTGTGATCCTCATCCCActgtttttttgcctttttctgtcTTCCTTTAGATGCAAACCGGCTTTGAGGGGAAAGCAGCTTCCGTCCCTAGTCGCTTTGTACACCTCCCCATGGACCTTCTCGCATCGACATCCAATTTCtcaatgaattttaaaaaatatacacaCATATACCACTAGAATCGCCCAAAGATGATCAAGTATTCTTTTTACAAGGTTTCAACAAGGTTCGTTAGCCAAAACAGGACGATGGAAAGAGATTTTCTTTCCTGACAGTaaacttgaaaaactgttcGCCAGAACAGAAATCAAGATGCCACCCATGCACAGAAGCGTGTCACAGTCCCTTTAAAATCATTTAGCCTTTTCCTCAAAAGCACATGAAtgtgtttgatttaaattataatttctttAATGGGAGCATTCGCTTTTAGCTTTGGCTCAATCTATATAACCTAGCACAAGAAGCGGGTGGTCTTTCATTTGACGTGATTCTCAGATGTCTGATATCAATTTTGGCCCCTTTACTTCTCTCCCTCTGAATCAAGCTGTCTTTCACTCTGCTTGATCAAGATGCACAATGCAAAAATAGTACAAACCAACGTCACAGAGtgcatgtacagtgtatttcACAGCTGTTTCAACAAGTTTTCTCTTCAGATTACTATGCCTTATGCTCTGTCAATGTAAACCATATTCACCCTCATTGTCTGTGGAAAACATGCTTAATGCAGGTGTTGTGGCTCAATTTTAtgcttggtttaatttttttcctttgtcatATGATAATGTATGTTAATAAATTgatagaaaaagaaaggaaatggaGTTGTAAACCAGTTTAAATGGAAACCACAACACGGAGATGACTTTACCATCATAGAGTTAAAtctttaacccttcaagtccccagagtatcaattttctcctagcAATatctacaatcatcgtcaaaaatgTTGGGAAGGTTaccaatttttacctttttggtACTtgtccccccccgcccctggaTCAATGTTGGACAAAACTAAATTGTTTTTGTGCGTAATTGTTGTTACatgtcccaacattgaatagggggcgCGGGGGGGATTCAGGAGAAGaacaaataatctttttttaacatAGAAATAAGGCCTATGAAATCGGGCAATAATGTTGTTAAGTTATTCCAtcttcccaactacttttgcCCGTGATTGTCTTGAAATTCTGGGTGTGGtcatgaagaaacaaaagtCGACGACTTTCTATAGTAAAGcacttctttaaaaaatacaCAGAATTGGTACTCTCGTGAAAAGTAAGAGTTACTGtgcgttgtttttatcatttcagGCGAAATAAAATGGCTAATACAAttaggttattattattattttttggaacATAAGGGCATGTATTGTTATGATTATGTTTGTGTCGGGACGGCTTCAATAAGTGATATCTGTAAAGTATTTCACGTGTTTAATGTTCTGCTGTCATTTATGCGAAGGGGAGGAGTCGAAATTGTTTTGTAATGCGAAAGATAGTTTGTTTTGGCCGGTTTGAAAGGTCAACGGACAACGATAACAACCCTGAAAATGGCAGAGGTAAATGATAGTTTGCGAAACCGTGAGCAGCGACTTGTGTATCTTGTGACATATAGCAGAGCCGACGTAGAAAAAGTTGCGACAAGAGAAGCATTTGCCGAAAAGGTCTCGCTAGGGTGGATGGAAATGATGGGTGTTAAGGTTGCACAGTGGGTTGTAGCGCGAGAATTACACGCTGATGCAGGTGTTTCAGAAAGCAATTCCCATTATCACATGGCAATGAAACTGGAAAAACGTGCTCGCTGGCTGAAGGTACGCCAATTCTTAGACGACCGCTACGGCATAAGGGTGAACTTTAGCGCCGTACACAATACATACTACTCTGCGTACAAATACACCACAAAGGAAGATGACTTCTGTGTTCACTCAGAGGGCCACCCAGACCTAAGCAATGCGCGTCCACCGAGAACTGAGAAGGCAATCTCAGGAAACAAGAGAAAAGCAGTTGGCCGTACTGGGGGTAAGAAGACGAAACGAAAGCGTGGTCTTTCAGTGTACGAGGTTGCCCAGTTTATCCAGGCTAAGAACGTAAAATCACGGCTACAGCTTCTGTCTATAGCAGCTGCACAAAATCGGGAAGGGAAGACAGAGCTGGCGGAATTTATATGTAACAGGGGCGGAAAAGCAGTAGATGAGTGTCTGGCTATCGCGCAGGAGTTGGCAACTGCGGAAGCGAAGTATGAAAGGTCACTGAAGACCCGCATGCAACTTCTACACGAAAGCTACTTTGCCGAATGCGTTGCCAACTGTGAGGGGAAGTGGCTAGAGGCGGCAGTTAACCTCCTGAATAGAAATGAAATCAGCCTCAGTGTTTTCGCCCAAGCTGTCTTGACGTTGCTGGAAAAAGGAAGAGGAAAGTACAGAAACCTGTTTATACATGGAGTTGCCAATTGCGGGAAAAGTTTCGTTCTCGCCCCATTGAAAAGCATTTATGGCACTTTTTGTAATCCCGCCACTGGAACTTTTGCCTGGGTTGGTGCAGAACACGCGGAAATTATTATGTTGAATGATTTTCGGTGGAAACCCTCCATAATAGCATGGGCTGACATGCTCCTGTTGCTAGAGGGAGATATAGTGCATTTACCAGCTCCCAAAAATTTCTCGAATCGGGACATTGAGCTTAGCAACGATACCCCTATCTTCGCAACATCAGACGCGCCAATTGTTTACATAAAGGGGGGAAGTGTTTGCCACGCAAACACTGAAATGATGAATGTAAGGTGGAGATTTTTCCACTTCTGGAGACAAATTCCATCAGCTGAACAACTCCAGTTAATTCCTTGTGGTCACTGCTTTTCAAAACTGATTTTAGACAACATCACTGAGTAGAGTcttttaaaataacttagaGTAGCGCGTCTATTGTCTTCGCTAATCTGATTACACAATGAGTCAAAAGGCGCAAACATTGGAGgccacattac
This window encodes:
- the LOC140932641 gene encoding uncharacterized protein; its protein translation is MGNPTKTNMAAARRRDFRDLLTVLLYDDDSSSDSSDEEDLDLLFLDAAFGETRTLDKRPNIADLSEIQCEEMFRFGKDDILHLCKALELPEFYTGHQGSVFTGIEALMVMLRRLAYPNRLCDLVDIFGRAEPELSIVFNMIVDDIYTRFNHLLSSLDLTWLDPAHFAQVIHQKGAPLDQCWGFIDGTAQQIAHLCVISRSCSVGIKESTA